The Longimicrobium sp. genome includes a window with the following:
- a CDS encoding MSMEG_3727 family PQQ-associated protein, which produces MPRKRLHRALLPLLAAAALSSCEYVKLLRPSVLKQLNPRVVRLVNELPRVDDPNEETVARLFAHGGLDRAKVGSDGVMRATVRVPKGEYIWYPAIVVMPRGGELELDFYNEDPFSYHAAFLPNAGNRHALFLPVGSHGRARIRLDQPGLYWFGCPVANHAPRGMLGLIMVSGEVPAEAKLDRPRQPRH; this is translated from the coding sequence ATGCCGCGCAAACGCCTTCACCGCGCGCTGCTGCCCCTGCTGGCGGCTGCGGCCCTCTCGTCCTGCGAGTACGTCAAGCTGCTGAGGCCCAGCGTGCTGAAGCAGCTCAACCCGCGCGTGGTGCGGCTGGTCAACGAGCTTCCGCGGGTGGACGACCCCAACGAGGAGACCGTCGCGCGGCTCTTTGCGCATGGGGGGCTGGACCGCGCAAAGGTGGGGAGCGACGGGGTGATGCGCGCCACCGTGCGCGTGCCCAAGGGCGAGTACATCTGGTACCCCGCCATCGTGGTGATGCCGCGCGGGGGCGAGCTGGAGCTGGACTTCTACAACGAGGACCCCTTCTCGTACCACGCCGCCTTCCTCCCCAACGCGGGAAACCGCCACGCGCTCTTCCTGCCCGTGGGCTCGCACGGGCGCGCGCGCATCCGGCTGGACCAGCCGGGGCTCTACTGGTTCGGGTGCCCCGTGGCCAACCACGCGCCGCGCGGCATGCTGGGGCTGATCATGGTGAGCGGCGAAGTCCCCGCGGAAGCGAAGCTGGATCGTCCCCGGCAGCCCCGGCACTGA
- a CDS encoding TonB-dependent receptor has product MLRPPLVQAKMLSMIRRALPLAGALACSTLHAQEVRRDTVPVALDTLAVRVLRVPLPLVRAPYAVSAVGGPELTRARPGLALNETLVAIPGVQVDNRFNYALGERISIRGFGARAQFGVRGVRVLVDGVPATMPDGQTTLNHVDPATLGSAEVIRGPAAALYGNASGGVIRLSTLRPVDGPLVAEGRVVAGSDGLLRTQGSVGGAAGHFRYQADASRLAYDGYRTHASAENVLGGGVVSYRRGGDELRVTGRFVRYDALNPGSLSDSLLRVDRTQAFARNVAQRTGEEGRHGQVGATWEHALGAGALEVAAYGLTRSLDNPIPDRIIDLDRRVGGIRASLSGRTGSGAASLRWTAGAETELQRDDRRNHANQAGARGALLLDQRERVRSRAAFALATVSLGGRVDVLGALRHDGFRFSADDRLVSATNPDDSGSRTLGHWSPTLGVSVTALRGVNVYANYAHAFETPTTTELANRPGGAGGFNPELEPQVTDSYELGSKAQAGPLRVEAAVYDARIRDELIGFQVPEAPDRTFFRNAGRSRRRGAEVSAALSPRPGVTARAAYSYTDARFTEYVVGTGSAAVDLEGIRVPGIAPHRWEGTLNVATPRGPFAGLDARRVSSIPVRDDDRAGAFRSPAYSLLDVRAGWEALRVGRARVTPSAGVTNLFDVRYNASVVVNAFGRRFYEPGPGRALYTGVAVALGAAR; this is encoded by the coding sequence ATGCTGCGTCCTCCCCTCGTACAGGCAAAGATGCTCTCGATGATTCGCCGCGCGCTGCCGCTGGCGGGCGCGCTGGCTTGCTCCACGCTGCACGCGCAGGAGGTGCGGCGCGACACGGTGCCGGTGGCGCTCGACACGCTGGCGGTGCGGGTGCTGCGCGTGCCGCTCCCTCTGGTCCGCGCGCCGTACGCGGTGAGCGCGGTGGGCGGCCCCGAGCTGACACGCGCGCGGCCGGGGCTGGCGCTCAACGAGACGCTGGTGGCGATCCCGGGCGTGCAGGTCGACAATCGGTTCAACTACGCGCTCGGCGAGCGCATCTCCATCCGCGGCTTCGGCGCGCGGGCGCAGTTCGGGGTGCGCGGCGTGCGCGTGCTGGTGGACGGCGTCCCCGCCACAATGCCGGACGGCCAGACGACCCTCAACCACGTCGACCCCGCGACGCTGGGCTCCGCCGAGGTGATCCGCGGGCCGGCGGCTGCGCTGTACGGCAACGCGTCCGGCGGCGTGATCCGCCTCTCGACGCTCCGCCCCGTCGATGGGCCGCTGGTGGCCGAGGGGCGCGTCGTGGCCGGGAGCGACGGCCTCCTGCGCACGCAGGGGAGCGTGGGGGGCGCCGCCGGGCACTTCCGCTACCAGGCCGACGCATCGCGGCTCGCCTACGACGGCTATCGCACCCACGCGTCGGCGGAGAACGTGCTGGGCGGCGGCGTCGTGTCGTACCGCCGCGGCGGCGACGAGCTGCGCGTCACCGGGCGCTTCGTGCGCTACGACGCGCTGAACCCCGGCTCGCTTAGCGACTCACTCCTGCGCGTGGACCGCACGCAGGCCTTCGCGCGCAACGTGGCGCAGCGCACCGGCGAGGAGGGGCGCCACGGCCAGGTGGGCGCAACCTGGGAGCATGCGCTGGGCGCGGGTGCGCTCGAGGTGGCGGCATACGGGCTTACACGCTCGCTTGACAACCCCATCCCCGACCGCATCATCGACCTGGACCGGCGCGTGGGCGGCATCCGCGCGTCGCTCTCGGGGCGCACGGGGAGCGGGGCCGCGTCGCTGCGCTGGACGGCCGGCGCCGAGACGGAGCTGCAGCGCGACGACCGCCGCAACCACGCCAACCAGGCCGGCGCACGCGGCGCCCTCCTCCTGGACCAGAGGGAGCGGGTGCGGTCGCGCGCCGCCTTCGCGCTCGCCACCGTCTCGCTCGGCGGACGGGTGGACGTGCTGGGCGCCCTCCGCCACGACGGCTTCCGCTTCTCGGCCGACGACCGGCTGGTGAGCGCCACCAACCCCGACGACTCCGGTTCGCGCACGCTCGGCCACTGGAGCCCGACGCTGGGGGTGTCCGTGACCGCGCTGCGCGGGGTGAACGTGTACGCCAACTACGCGCACGCCTTCGAGACCCCCACGACCACCGAGCTGGCGAACCGGCCGGGCGGCGCGGGAGGCTTCAACCCCGAACTTGAGCCGCAGGTGACGGATTCGTACGAGTTGGGAAGCAAGGCGCAGGCGGGGCCGCTGCGGGTGGAGGCCGCCGTGTACGACGCGCGGATCCGGGACGAGCTGATCGGCTTCCAGGTTCCCGAGGCGCCGGACCGCACCTTCTTCCGCAACGCCGGCCGCTCGCGGCGCCGTGGAGCGGAGGTGAGCGCCGCCCTCTCGCCGCGCCCCGGCGTCACGGCGCGCGCGGCGTACAGCTACACCGACGCGCGCTTCACCGAGTACGTCGTCGGGACCGGCAGCGCGGCGGTGGACCTGGAGGGCATCCGCGTTCCTGGCATCGCGCCGCACCGCTGGGAGGGGACGCTGAACGTGGCGACCCCCCGCGGTCCCTTTGCCGGGCTGGACGCGCGCCGCGTCTCCTCGATCCCCGTGCGCGACGACGACCGCGCGGGCGCCTTCCGCTCGCCCGCGTACTCGCTGCTGGACGTGCGCGCCGGGTGGGAGGCGCTGCGCGTGGGCCGGGCGCGCGTGACGCCCTCGGCGGGGGTTACCAACCTGTTCGACGTGCGCTACAACGCCTCGGTGGTGGTCAACGCGTTCGGGCGGCGCTTCTACGAGCCGGGGCCGGGGCGCGCGCTGTACACCGGGGTCGCGGTGGCGCTGGGCGCCGCGCGATGA
- a CDS encoding AAA family ATPase: protein MTLGFVVGKFYPPHRGHRHLIETARRACDRLVVLLPHHPSQKIPGELRRAWLEEIHPDCEIHLVPDELGEDLGEWARFATEHLGRAPDVVFSSEDYGPRFAALLGCRHVMVDRDRAAFPISGTAVRSAPLENLEWVEPCVRAYLVRRVVLIGAESTGKTTLARMLAERYETAWVEEFGREYWQAKVGAGGVLPMPPAEPLDWASEEFRDIAARQQERENRLARTANRVLLCDTNAFATGTWHERYLGRRDEEVDAIGRRDRVDLYLLAEPDFPFVQDGWRDGQSIRDWMHGRFVEQLAALPTPVVRLRGPLESRLAAASAAIDALLARPFDL, encoded by the coding sequence GTGACGCTGGGGTTCGTCGTCGGCAAGTTCTATCCGCCGCACCGGGGCCACAGGCACCTCATAGAGACGGCGCGCCGCGCCTGCGACCGGCTCGTAGTGCTGCTCCCCCACCACCCGTCGCAAAAGATCCCGGGCGAGCTGCGCAGGGCCTGGCTGGAGGAGATCCATCCGGACTGCGAGATCCACCTCGTTCCCGACGAGCTGGGCGAGGACCTGGGGGAGTGGGCGCGCTTCGCGACGGAGCATCTCGGGCGCGCCCCGGACGTGGTGTTCAGCAGCGAGGACTACGGCCCGCGCTTCGCCGCGCTCCTGGGTTGCCGGCACGTGATGGTGGACCGCGACCGGGCCGCGTTCCCCATCTCGGGTACGGCCGTGCGCTCGGCGCCGCTGGAGAACCTGGAGTGGGTGGAGCCCTGCGTCCGCGCGTACCTGGTGCGGCGAGTGGTGCTGATCGGCGCCGAATCCACCGGCAAGACCACGCTGGCCCGGATGCTCGCCGAGCGTTACGAAACGGCGTGGGTGGAGGAGTTCGGGCGCGAGTACTGGCAGGCGAAGGTGGGCGCCGGGGGCGTGCTTCCCATGCCGCCCGCGGAGCCGCTGGACTGGGCGAGCGAAGAGTTCCGGGACATCGCGGCCCGGCAGCAGGAGCGGGAGAACCGGCTGGCGCGCACCGCCAACCGCGTGCTGCTCTGCGACACCAACGCGTTCGCGACGGGCACCTGGCACGAGCGCTATCTGGGCCGGCGCGACGAGGAGGTGGATGCCATCGGCCGCCGCGACCGCGTGGACCTGTACCTGCTGGCGGAGCCCGATTTCCCGTTCGTGCAGGATGGCTGGCGCGACGGCCAGTCAATCCGTGACTGGATGCACGGGCGGTTCGTGGAGCAGCTCGCCGCGCTCCCCACACCCGTGGTGCGGCTGCGCGGCCCGCTCGAATCGCGCCTCGCCGCCGCCAGCGCCGCCATCGACGCCCTGCTCGCGCGACCGTTCGACCTCTGA